One segment of Ipomoea triloba cultivar NCNSP0323 chromosome 12, ASM357664v1 DNA contains the following:
- the LOC115998317 gene encoding elongation of fatty acids protein 3-like, with translation MMMMFQRLIYYLSEQPSIVGFRWSHSQSWGNTWSFVFTSIAAYVGISLVLHLFLLLLFRHRRPLPLGPIPALHSLAMALISLTIFAGILLSTAAEIRDTRWFWRRSKTTPFQWLLCFPLGTRPSGRVFFWSYAFYLSRFLHTLRTFFTILRRRRLSAFQLFNHSILIFMSFLWLEFSQSFQVLAILLTTSVYSVVYGYRFWTAIGLPSACFPFVINCQIVLLGCNLLCHVGVLLLHFIKGGCNGIGAWLFNSVLNAAILLLFLNFYLKMHLPKRRNSIAINGHFLSVKDKDV, from the coding sequence atgatgatgatgtttcaGAGGCTAATCTATTACCTGTCGGAGCAGCCGTCGATCGTAGGGTTCCGATGGAGCCATAGCCAATCATGGGGGAATACCTGGTCCTTCGTGTTCACCTCCATCGCCGCATATGTCGGAATTTCCCTCGTGCTCCATCTATTTCTTCTCCTATTATTCCGCCACCGCCGGCCGTTGCCGCTGGGGCCAATTCCGGCGCTCCACTCCCTCGCCATGGCGCTAATTTCGCTAACAATCTTCGCCGGAATCCTCCTCTCCACGGCGGCGGAGATCCGCGATACGCGCTGGTTCTGGCGCCGCTCGAAAACCACGCCGTTCCAGTGGCTCCTCTGTTTTCCCTTAGGCACGCGCCCCTCCGGGCGCGTGTTCTTCTGGTCATACGCGTTTTACCTCTCCCGTTTCCTCCATACTCTCCGGACGTTCTTCACGATTCTCCGGCGCCGGCGACTCTCGGCGTTCCAGCTCTTCAACCACTCCATCCTCATCTTCATGTCCTTCCTCTGGCTCGAATTCTCGCAGTCCTTCCAGGTCCTCGCCATTCTCCTAACAACCTCCGTTTATTCCGTGGTTTACGGGTACCGTTTCTGGACCGCGATTGGGCTCCCCAGCGCGTGCTTCCCATTCGTCATCAATTGCCAGATTGTCCTCCTCGGCTGCAACCTCCTCTGCCACGTCGGAGTTCTCCTCCTTCATTTCATCAAAGGCGGCTGCAATGGCATCGGCGCGTGGCTCTTCAACTCCGTCCTTAACGCCGCTATCCTCTTGTTGTTCCTCAATTTCTACCTCAAGATGCATCTCCCCAAGAGAAGAAACTCAATCGCCATTAATGGCCACTTCCTCTCCGTCAAAGACAAGGATGTTTAA